CGGGAAGCGCGGCGACCAGGGTGTCCAGCGCACGGCGCAGCTCCGCGAGCCCGAGACCGGTGGCGCCGCTGACCGCGACGGCGGGCACCGCGCCGAGCGACGACCGGGCGATGCGCGCACCCGCGTCCGCCAGCACCGGCGCGGGGTCCGCCAGGTCCGCGCGGGTCACGCAGAGCAGGCCGTGCCGGACGCCGAGCGCGTCCAGCGCGGCCAGGTGCTCCTCGGACTGCGGCATCCATCCGCCGTCCGCCGCGACCACCAGCATCGCGGCCGGGACCGGGCCGACACCGGCCAGCATGTTGGGCACGAAGCGTTCGTGGCCGGGCACGTCCACGAACGCGACGGTCTCCCCGGACGGCAGCCCGGTCCAGGCGAAACCCAGGTCGATGGTCATGCCGCGCCGCCGTTCCTCGGCCCAGCGGTCCGGCTCCATCCCGGTCAGCGCGCGGACCAGCGTGGACTTGCCGTGGTCGACGTGCCCGGCGGTCGCTACGACGTGCATGCGGTGTGCAACTCCGCGTCGCGGCTCCCCGGCACGCAGCGCAGGTCCAGCAGCAGCCGGCCGCGCTCCACCCGCCCGAGCACCGCCGGGTCGCCGAGGCGCAACCGCCGCGCGTACGCCTCGGGGAGCGACACCGCCCAGGACGGCAGCGTGTGTCCCGGCGCGCCACCGCCGCCCACGACGGACTCGGTGCCGGTGGGCACCGCGTCGACGCCGTCCGCCCGCAGCTTCTCGGCCAGCGCCTCCGCCCGGACCCGTAGCGCCTCCGGGTCCGCGCGCAGCGCGGCCAGCACCGGCACGTCCGGGTCGCGCAGCGTCGCCTCCAGCGCCGCCAACGTCAGCTTGTCCACCCGCAACGCCCGCGCCAGCGGGTGCCGCCGCAGCCGGTCCACGGTCGTCGCGTCGCCGAGCAGCAGCCCGGCCTGCGGCCCGCCGAGCAGCTTGTCGCCGCTCGCGGTCACCAGGGTCGCACCCGCGGCCAGCGTGGACGCCGCGTCCGGCTCGTCCGGCAGCCCCGGGTGCGGCGCCAGCAGCCCCGACCCGATGTCGGCCACGACCGGAACCCCGAGACCGGACAGATCATCCACGGGTACGGCCGAGGTGAACCCCTGGACCACGAAGTTCGACGGGTGCACCTTCAGCACGAACCCGGTGTCCGGCCCGATCGCGCCCGCGTAGTCGGCCACGGTCGTCCGGTTCGTCGTCCCGACCTCCCGCAGCCGGGCGCCGGTGCTGACGAGCAGGTCCGGCAGGCGGAACCCGTCGCCGATCTCCACCATCTCGCCGCGGCTGACCACGATCTCGCGCCCGGCGGCCAGCGCGGTCGCGGCCAGCACCAGCGCGGCAGCCCCGTTGTTGACCACGTGCACGCCGCCGGCGCCCGGCACCGCGGCCGCGAGCGCCGCCATCGCGGTCCGCCCGCGCCGGGCCCGCCGCCCGTCCGCGAGGTCGAGCTCCACGTCCGTGTACCCGGCCGCCTCCACCACCGCGCCGACGGCCGCCGCGGACAGCGGCGCCCGGCCGAGGTTGGTGTGCACGATGACGCCGGTCGCGTTGATCACCGGCCGCATGCCCGCGGCGGGCAGCGCGTCGACCGCGGCCCCGATCACGTCCTCCGGCGCGATCTCGCCGCGCCGGGCCCGCTCCTGCGCGGCCAGCACCGCGCTCTTCACCGCACCGCGCCCGAGCCGCGCGCCCGCGGCCACCAGCCGCGGATCGGCCAGCGCCGTGTCGGTCCGCGGAATCCGCCGCCGGAAGTCGGTCACCCCACGACCGTAGTACAGCGCCGAGCACCGGCAACCGGGCGGCTACCGAGGGCTTACGGGAGGGCACCCGGTCGATTCGTCAGTCGTGTGCCGGGGTCGCCGAATGGACGGGTGCAAGCGAAATACACATGCCGACAGAGATGAGAGTTTCTTGCGCCGCTTCGCCAGCCGGGTCGTCCTCGCCGTTCTCGCTCCCGCCGCCGCTCTGGGTATGACGCTCGTCGCTCCCGCGGCGTCGGCGTCCGCTGCTGTGGCGACGACGACGTTGGAGGCGCAGGTCGTGGCGTTGACGAACGAGGCGCGGGTGAAGGCCGGTTGCACGAAGCTGACCGTCAACGCCCACCTGGCCAAGGCGGCGCAGGCGTTCTCCAGGGACATGGCGGACAAGAACTATTTCAGCCACACGGGTAAGGACGGTTCGAACTTTGTGCAGCGGGCGAAGCGGGCCGGTTTCACCCGGACCGCGATGGGCGAGAACATCGCCTGGGGTTACCGGGACGCGCAGGGTGTGGTGAAGGGCTGGATGAACAGCCCGGGTCACCGGAAGAACATCCTCAACTGCAAGTCGACGCTGATCGGTGTCGGCGCGGCCCGTAACGCCAAGGGTGTCGTGTACTGGACCCAGGAGTTCGGCAAGTAATTCCGCAGACATGGGAAGGGCCCGGAGCGCACACCGCGCTCCGGGCCCCTTCGCGTCGGGACCGCACAGGCTCGGACCCGCAGAACCGGCCTTTCGGAAGCCACGGCGGGACCGGCAGGGAGGCCGCCCGCGGCCGAGCGGTGCCCGCGGGAGCACACTCGGCGCGACCACGCCGGAAGCGGGCAGAGAGGTTGTAGGGTCTCGAAGGGTCTTGGAGACCCCACAACCGGTGAAACTAGGCCGTCTCGGTCGGCTCCGGGAAGCCGTAGCGGGCGGCGTGCTCCGGGTTGGCCGGGTCGATGAGGCGGATGCCCTCGGCCGCGAGACGCTCGTTGATCTTGTCGAGGTTCTCGCGGACCAGCTCCGCCTCCTCGTCCGTGGTCCTGCCCCGGTGCGGCTTGCCGGCGTGCTCCATGGTCGCGTAGTCGAGCTTGTCCGCCGGGGCCTTGCGGGCCTGCTTCGGCGGCTTGACCCGCTCCGCGGTCTTCAGCACGTCCGCCATCGGCGTGCCGGTGGCGAGCGCGTCGAACTCGCTGGCGTTGAGCGTGACCCGCCGGGCCTCGCCGTCGCCGTGCGCGTCGAAGATGTCCACCACCACCACGTCCAGCGCGGCGTCGTCGATGCTCTCCACCTCGGCGGGGAGCGCCTCCAGCTGTACCGGCCCGGTCATCAGGTCGGGGTGCTCGAGCACGACGATGCGCACCACGTCAGCGTCGTCGCCGATGACGGCGCCGCTGAAGTCGGACACGTGGACGGTCTTCTTACCCATAGGGTGAGCTGCTCCTTCAATCGGCCGTGTGGCACACGGACCCTGAGAACCTACCCGACAGGCGTACGAAACTCAGAAGTGCCGCTCCGCCAGCCGGCGCCGCTGCTTCTCGGCGATGCTGCCCCACAGCCGCAACCGGGCCACGCCCCCGTCCGGGTACACGTCGAGTCGCACATGCGTCACCTTGGGCGCGTCGCTGATCGCGAACCGGTGCCGGGTGTCCGGCTGCGCCCGGGTCCTCGGCAGCAGCTCGACCCAGTCGCCGGGCGAGTCCAGTGAGCACGCGTCGGGAATCCCGCGCAGGCGGAACTCGCCGGGCGCGTTGCCCTTGAAGTGCGACGTGTCGATCTCGGCGAGCTGGATCCGGCCGGGCACGCCGAGCCGGACCAGCGCCCAGTCGTTGCCGTCGTCGCGGCGCCGGGACGTCTCCCACCCCTCGCCCATCGACCGGGCCAGACCGGGCAGCAGCATCCTCGGCGCGGAGCCGTAGAACATGTTGCTGCACGCGGTGACCGTGCCGCCGTTCTCGGCCGCGGCCAGGTCGAAGACCTCGGGCAGCAGCGCCGGGTCGGGCACCGCCTCGCCGTGCACGCGCAGCCGGGCGACGCCGCCGTCCGGGTAGATCCGGAGCCGCACGTGGGTGTGGACGCGCTCGCCGCCGTCGACCGGGAACTCGTTCCGGGTGTCGCCGGTGAGCGCGGACCGGGCCAGGACCGGCGTCCACTCCGCGGCCAGCAGTTCCTCCGGCGACGGGTGCCCGGGCAGGCGGGTCGCCTCGACGGACGCGGCCGGCGGGTAGTTGCCGGTGAAGAACGCGGTGTCGATCACCACGCCGTGGATCACGCCGGGCGCGCCGAGCCGGACGATCGCCAGGTCGTGGTCGTCACCGGTGCCGCGGGGCCGGCGGCGCCGGGTCTCCCAGCCGTCGTAGAGCTGGCCGCGGGCCCCGAAGCTCTGCGGCGTGAACGTGGGCGGGTGGTCGTTGATCAGGTCGGCCGCGAACGCGAAGAACTCGTCGCTGGCGTGCACCACGCCGCCACCGAACGCGCGCGCGGCCAGGTCGGGCAGCTGCTGCCAGCCGGTCATGCCGTGCCCCTCTCGAGCAGTCGCCCGGTCGGCTCGCCGACCGTGGGAACGCCGCGCAGCCAGCTGCCCAGCACCACCCCGGTCACGATCCTGTCGTGGTACGGCGAGACCGGGTTGCGGTGCTGCAGGCGGTGGACGTCGACGCGCTGGGTGGTGTCCGGGTCGAGGGCGACCAGGTCCGCGTCCGCGCCGGGCGCCAGGCGGCCCTTCGTGTCCAGGCCGGCGAGCGCGGCCGGGTTGGTCGCCATCCAGCGCACCACGTCGCTCAGCGAGTGGCCGCGCTCGCGCGCCTGGGACCAGACGAGCGGCAGGCCGAGCTGCAGTGACGCGATGCCGCCCCAGGCCGCCGCGAAGTCGCCGGTGTCCGCGCGCTTGAGCTCCGGCGTGCACGGTGAGTGGTCGGAGACGATCAGGTCGATGACGCCGTCCGCGAGCGCGGCCCAGAGCGCGTCCCGGTTGCCGGCGTCCCGGATCGGCGGGCAGCACTTGAACTGGGTGGCGCCGTCCGGCACCTCCTCCGCGGTCAGCGTCAGGTAGTGCGGGCAGGTCTCGGCCGTGACCCGTAGCCCGTCGGCCTTCGCGGCCGCGATCAGCGGCACCGCCTCGGACGAGGAGAGGTGCAGGACGTGGGCGCGGGCGCCGGTCCGCCGGGCGGCCGCGACGACGCGGGCGACCGCGGTGTTCTCCGCGCTGCGCGGCCGGGACGCGACGAAGTCGGCGTAGCTCGGGGAGGACCCGTGCGCCGCCACCAGGTCCGGGTCCTCCGCGTGCACCAGGAACAGCGCGTCGACCGCGGCGAACGCCTCCGACAGCTCGGCGGGTGTCAACGGTGGGAATTCCGGCACACCGGAGTCGATCAGGAACGCCTTGAAGCCGAACACGCCGGCGTCGTGCAGCGGGGCCAGGTCGGCCAGGTTGCCCGGCACGGCGCCACCCCAGAAGCCGACGTCGACCCGGATCTGCCCGGCCGCGGCCTTCCGCTTGATCTCCAACGCGTCCGTGGTGGTGGTCGGCGGCAGCGAGTTCAGCGGCATGTCGATGATCGTGGTGACGCCACCGGCCGCGGCGGCCCGGGTGGCGCTGGCGAACCCCTCCCACTCGGTGCGGCCGGGCTCGTTGACGTGCACGTGCGTGTCCACCAGGCCGGGCAGCAGCGCGAGCCGGCCCAGGTCCTCCTCGCGGTCCGCGCGCAGCTGCGCGTCATATGCGGCGATCTCCGCGATCCTGCCGTCCCGCACCGCGATCGCGGCGGGCCGTTCGCCGTCCGGGGTGATCGCCCGCCGGGACCGGACGACCAGGTCGAAATCCGTCACATCCGCCTCCTTGGTACTGAGGTGGTCTCGGACCCGGAGATCGGCGCTGATCACAGGGTTCGCCGGCCCGTCGGGCGGGCCGGGGTCACAGGCCGGCGAGCCGGTCCGCGGTGAGGTCGCCGAGCTCGCCGTCGTCCAGCGCGCCGCAGCGCAGGCCGCGCAGCAGGAAGCCCGCGAGCGCGCGGGCGGTGGCCGGCTCGTCGAGGATGCCGGTGTCCCGGCGGTCCAGGTAGGCGGCGAGCCGGTCGCGGGCCGCGGCGGCACCGTCCCGGAAGAACGCGTAGGTGGCCGCGTACCGGGTGGGCAGTTGCGCCGGGTGCAGATCCCAGCCCTGGTAGAAGCCGCGTTCCAGGGAGCGCCGGACCAGCCGCGCGTGCAGCGCCCAGGCCGCCGCGACCTGGTCGTCCGTGCCGACCGGCAGGACATTGGTCGAGCCGTCGGAGAGCCGCACGCCGGTGCCGGCGGCCGCCACCTGCATGACCGCCTTCGCGTGGTCCGCGGCCGGGTGGTCCATGCTCTGGTAGGCCGCGCCGATGCCGCAGGCCGCGCTGTAGTCGTAGGTGCCGTAGTGCAGCCCGGTGCACCGGCCGTCCGCCGCGGTGATCATGCGGGCGACCGTGGCGGTGCCGTCCGCGCCCAGGACGGCGGCCGGCGTCTCGATCTGGATCTCGAACCGCAGCGCGATCCCGTAGGCCGCGTCCAGCCGGCCGCACACGGCCGCGAACGCGTCGACCTGCGCCGGGTCGCTCACCTTGGGCAGCGTGACGACGAGGTTCGCCGGGAGCTCCGCCGCGCCGCCGAACCAGGCGTCCAGAAACACGTCGAGGGTACGGAGTGAGCGCCGCCGGGTGTGTGACTCCATCGACTTGACCCGCAGCCCGACGAACGGGGGCGTCACCTCGGCACCCGCCAGAGCCTTCGCGGCGGACGTCGCGGCCGCGTCCTCCTCGTCGTCGGCGCGGATGCCGTACCCGTCCTCGAAGTCGATCCTCAGGTCCTCGATCGGCTCGTCGGCGAGCTTGGCGGTGACCCGCGCGTGCAGGCTCTCCGGGTAGGGCAGCGCGGGCGCGGACGACAGGCTGCGCAGCGCGGCACCACCCCACTCCGGCACCAGGCCCTGGTGGAACCGGTCGGCCGGCACGTAGACCGTGTGCACCGGCTGCCGGCTGTCCGGGTCGCCCGGATAACGGCTGCTCAGGCGCATGTCCACGGCCGCGAGCCGGGCGTCCAGCTCCGCGTGGATCTCGGGATCCAGTCGCATGGCGGGCTAATCGATCAGCTCGTACGCGGGCACGGTCAGGAAGTCCGCGAAGTCGTCCGCGAGCGCGACCCGCTCGAAGAGCACGCGCGCGTCGTCGAAGCGGCTGCCCGGATAGCCGTCGCCGAGCTGCTCCCGGACCTCCGCCAGCACCTCGTCCTCCAGCCGGCGCACCAGCTCGGACGTGATCGGGGTGCCCTCCTCGGTCCGTACCCCCCGGTGGATCCACTGCCAGATCTGGGACCGGGAGATCTCCGCGGTGGCCGCGTCCTCCATCAGGTGGTGGATGCCGACCGCGCCGTTGCCGCGCAGCCACGCCTCCAGGTACCGCAGCGCCACCTCGACGTTGCCGCGCACGCCCGCGTCCGTCACGCTGCCCGGCGTGGCCGCGACGTCCAGCAGGTCGTCCGCGGTGACCGCGACGTCCGGCCGCTGCCTGGACAGCTGGTTCGGGCTCTCGCCGAGTGCGGCGTCGAAGATCTCCTTGCACACCGGCACCAGGTCCGGGTGCGCCACCCAGGAGCCGTCGAAGCCGTCCCGGGCCTCGCGCTCCTTGTCCTCCCGCACCTTGCCGATCGCGACCGCGTTGACCTCCGGGTCGCGGCGGCTGGGGATGAACGCGGCCATCCCGCCCATCGCGAACGCACCCCGTCGGTGGCACGTGGCGACCAGCAACTCCGTGTAGGCCCGCATGAACGGCGCGGTCATGGTCACGGCCGCCCGGTCCGGCAGCGTCACCCGAAAGTACTTGATCACGCTGAACAGGTAGTCCCAGCGGCCCGCGTTCAGCCCGGACGCGTGGTCGCGCAGCTCGTGCAGGATCTCGTCCATCTCGAACGCGGCCGGGATCGTCTCGATCAGCACGGTCGCCCGGATCGTGCCGCGCGGGATGCCGAGGTGGTCCTGCGCGTAGTTGAAGACGTCGTTCCAGAGCCGCGCCTCCAGGTGCGACTCCATCTTCGGCAGGTAGAAGTACGGCCCGGACCCGCGCTCGATCAGCTCCTGCGCGTTGTGGAAGAAGTACAGCCCGAAGTCGACCAGCGCGCCCACGCCCGGCGTGCCGTCCCCCCAGGTCAGGTGGCGCTCATCCAGGTGCCAACCGCGCGGCCGGACCACGATCGTCGGGTACGGCCCCGGGCCGAGCTCGTAGTGCTTGCCCTCCGGGGAGTCGAACGTGATCGTCCGGCGCACCGCCTCGTACAGGTTGACCTGGCCACCGATCACGTTCGCCCAGTGCGGCGTGTTCGCGTCCTCCAGGTCGGCCAGCCACACCTTGGCGCCCGAGTTCATCGCGTTGATCGTCATCTTGCGCTCGGTCGGGCCGGTGATCTCCACCCGGCGGTCGGTGAGGTCGGCCGGCGCGGCCGGGACCGTCCACGCGCCCTCCCGCACGTCCACGGTCTCCGGCAGGAAGTCCAGCCGCCCGGTGCGGGCCGCCTCGGCCCGGCGCAGCGCCCGCAGCGCCAGCAGCTCGTCCCGCCGGGCCGCGAAGTGCCGGTGCAGGTCCGCGACGAACTCCCGGGCCTCGGGTGTGAGGATCTCGGTCATTACCCCTCCAGGCGTCAACGGTATACCGAAATGATCACTGCGAGGAGTGCCACGACCACAGTGGCCAGCGCGAATGCGATCAGCAGATGCCGGGCGTCCGCGCTCGGCTCCGCCTCCGCCGGCAGATCGCTCGTGAGGTGGCCCAGGTCGCCGTGGGTGCGGGCGGCGAGCACGGCGTCGACCCGGGTGGTGAATTCGTCCAGGGACAGGCGCCCGGCCGCGGTGTGCCGCTCGAGATCGGCGACAACGCGCTGCCGGTCCGCGTCCGATGCGCGTAGCCGGGGGTCGGTCACGCGCACAGACTACGCAACTTTTCGGCACTCGGAACCCGTCTTCTTCGATGTACCCTCAGCCAACTCATCTCCGGCCTTGGAGGCTTTCAGTGTCGAACTCCCCAGGCGGGCTGCTCATCATCGAGCGGCTGCTGCGCGACCGGGACGGCGTGTGGCGGCAGATCATCGAGGAGCGGCAGCTCGGCTCGATCAGCCTCCAGATGCTGGCCAGTTCCTCGCTCAGCTTCGCGCTCTACGGCGTCGTGCTCGGCGCCTCGCACA
This genomic window from Catenuloplanes niger contains:
- the selA gene encoding L-seryl-tRNA(Sec) selenium transferase, with amino-acid sequence MTDFRRRIPRTDTALADPRLVAAGARLGRGAVKSAVLAAQERARRGEIAPEDVIGAAVDALPAAGMRPVINATGVIVHTNLGRAPLSAAAVGAVVEAAGYTDVELDLADGRRARRGRTAMAALAAAVPGAGGVHVVNNGAAALVLAATALAAGREIVVSRGEMVEIGDGFRLPDLLVSTGARLREVGTTNRTTVADYAGAIGPDTGFVLKVHPSNFVVQGFTSAVPVDDLSGLGVPVVADIGSGLLAPHPGLPDEPDAASTLAAGATLVTASGDKLLGGPQAGLLLGDATTVDRLRRHPLARALRVDKLTLAALEATLRDPDVPVLAALRADPEALRVRAEALAEKLRADGVDAVPTGTESVVGGGGAPGHTLPSWAVSLPEAYARRLRLGDPAVLGRVERGRLLLDLRCVPGSRDAELHTACTS
- a CDS encoding CAP domain-containing protein — translated: MRRFASRVVLAVLAPAAALGMTLVAPAASASAAVATTTLEAQVVALTNEARVKAGCTKLTVNAHLAKAAQAFSRDMADKNYFSHTGKDGSNFVQRAKRAGFTRTAMGENIAWGYRDAQGVVKGWMNSPGHRKNILNCKSTLIGVGAARNAKGVVYWTQEFGK
- the alc gene encoding allantoicase, whose product is MTGWQQLPDLAARAFGGGVVHASDEFFAFAADLINDHPPTFTPQSFGARGQLYDGWETRRRRPRGTGDDHDLAIVRLGAPGVIHGVVIDTAFFTGNYPPAASVEATRLPGHPSPEELLAAEWTPVLARSALTGDTRNEFPVDGGERVHTHVRLRIYPDGGVARLRVHGEAVPDPALLPEVFDLAAAENGGTVTACSNMFYGSAPRMLLPGLARSMGEGWETSRRRDDGNDWALVRLGVPGRIQLAEIDTSHFKGNAPGEFRLRGIPDACSLDSPGDWVELLPRTRAQPDTRHRFAISDAPKVTHVRLDVYPDGGVARLRLWGSIAEKQRRRLAERHF
- the allB gene encoding allantoinase AllB, coding for MTDFDLVVRSRRAITPDGERPAAIAVRDGRIAEIAAYDAQLRADREEDLGRLALLPGLVDTHVHVNEPGRTEWEGFASATRAAAAGGVTTIIDMPLNSLPPTTTTDALEIKRKAAAGQIRVDVGFWGGAVPGNLADLAPLHDAGVFGFKAFLIDSGVPEFPPLTPAELSEAFAAVDALFLVHAEDPDLVAAHGSSPSYADFVASRPRSAENTAVARVVAAARRTGARAHVLHLSSSEAVPLIAAAKADGLRVTAETCPHYLTLTAEEVPDGATQFKCCPPIRDAGNRDALWAALADGVIDLIVSDHSPCTPELKRADTGDFAAAWGGIASLQLGLPLVWSQARERGHSLSDVVRWMATNPAALAGLDTKGRLAPGADADLVALDPDTTQRVDVHRLQHRNPVSPYHDRIVTGVVLGSWLRGVPTVGEPTGRLLERGTA
- a CDS encoding DUF6986 family protein, which produces MRLDPEIHAELDARLAAVDMRLSSRYPGDPDSRQPVHTVYVPADRFHQGLVPEWGGAALRSLSSAPALPYPESLHARVTAKLADEPIEDLRIDFEDGYGIRADDEEDAAATSAAKALAGAEVTPPFVGLRVKSMESHTRRRSLRTLDVFLDAWFGGAAELPANLVVTLPKVSDPAQVDAFAAVCGRLDAAYGIALRFEIQIETPAAVLGADGTATVARMITAADGRCTGLHYGTYDYSAACGIGAAYQSMDHPAADHAKAVMQVAAAGTGVRLSDGSTNVLPVGTDDQVAAAWALHARLVRRSLERGFYQGWDLHPAQLPTRYAATYAFFRDGAAAARDRLAAYLDRRDTGILDEPATARALAGFLLRGLRCGALDDGELGDLTADRLAGL
- the aceB gene encoding malate synthase A, with protein sequence MTEILTPEAREFVADLHRHFAARRDELLALRALRRAEAARTGRLDFLPETVDVREGAWTVPAAPADLTDRRVEITGPTERKMTINAMNSGAKVWLADLEDANTPHWANVIGGQVNLYEAVRRTITFDSPEGKHYELGPGPYPTIVVRPRGWHLDERHLTWGDGTPGVGALVDFGLYFFHNAQELIERGSGPYFYLPKMESHLEARLWNDVFNYAQDHLGIPRGTIRATVLIETIPAAFEMDEILHELRDHASGLNAGRWDYLFSVIKYFRVTLPDRAAVTMTAPFMRAYTELLVATCHRRGAFAMGGMAAFIPSRRDPEVNAVAIGKVREDKEREARDGFDGSWVAHPDLVPVCKEIFDAALGESPNQLSRQRPDVAVTADDLLDVAATPGSVTDAGVRGNVEVALRYLEAWLRGNGAVGIHHLMEDAATAEISRSQIWQWIHRGVRTEEGTPITSELVRRLEDEVLAEVREQLGDGYPGSRFDDARVLFERVALADDFADFLTVPAYELID
- a CDS encoding DUF1707 SHOCT-like domain-containing protein; its protein translation is MTDPRLRASDADRQRVVADLERHTAAGRLSLDEFTTRVDAVLAARTHGDLGHLTSDLPAEAEPSADARHLLIAFALATVVVALLAVIISVYR